DNA sequence from the Pseudophryne corroboree isolate aPseCor3 chromosome 6, aPseCor3.hap2, whole genome shotgun sequence genome:
GAAACTATGCTGAGCGAGTGGGAGCCGGTGCCCCGGTCTATCTGGCCGCGGTGCTGGAATATCTGACGGCTGAGATCCTGGAGCTCGCCGGAAACGCCGCCCGTGACAACAAGAAGACCCGCATCatcccccgccacctgcagctggctgtgcgcaacgacgaagagctcaacaagctgctcggtggtgtgaccatcgcccagggaggcgttctgcccaacatccaggccgtgctgctgcccaagaagaccGAGAGCCACAAACCGGCCAAGAGCAAGTGATTTTACAGCTACTTGTCCccgcaacacaaaggctcttttcagagccacccaccctgaCCCCAAAGAGCTGATTCATGGCTATAAGCTGGGATTCATTAGCCAAGTGTAGCGGGATAGGAGGGAGTGCCAATTGTGTGCGCTATAATACTGAAGGGAAATCAATTAGAAGTAACTTGTAGCATTGCCTTATTATCCCGCAGACATCCAGTAATTTATTTTATGTAGCGCTCTGCCTCCAGTACCACTCAAGTTGCTAAATAGAATGAATATAATATagcacagaaaagcttttcatacaatactgagagcaggagatagtaaagGGATGTGTAGGAAGATCTTGAGTCTGTTTCGAAAGAcactagagtgggggcctctcaaaCTAAGCGGGAAGTTTCATAGAGTCGGAGCGGCACAGCTAAAAGCTCAGCCCCCAGATAAAGTACTGGAGAGCCTAGGTGCTAGATCTATAGGTAGAGTTCTACTGtagctacatctagaccgtgccctGACTGCACGCCGTATAGAGGAGACTCCTTACTGCAGTCAGGGCAGTGGCAAGCTTGAAGGAAGGATGGTGAGGGTTATTGCAGATCAGGGGCCGGGAGCTGTGTGACTACTAACTATAGGGAGCCCGTGCAGAGGAAGGATTTAACATTCTTCCTATTAAACACCAATATGCTTATGCTTCAGCTAGTTCATAGGAAGATTTGGtgtctctgaaaagagcctttgtgttgatgCTTGTATAGGAGTGCCGAGTAtctatgccctctcccctcggatcctgcgggccagctggatgtctttgggcatgatggtCACCCTCTTGGCGTGGATGGCGCACAGGTTGGTGTCCTCGAACAGCCCCACCAGATTTGCCTCGCTGGCCTCTTGTAGGGCCATGACGTCGGTGCTCTGGAAGCGCAGGTCGGTCTTGAAGTCCTGGGCGATCTCCCGCACCAgccgctggaagtgcagcttgcggATCAGCAGCTCTGTTGACTTCGGGTAGCGGCGGATCTCTCGAAGAGCAACGGTCCCTGGACGGTAGCGGTGAGGCTTCTTCACACCGCCAGTAGCTGGGGCGCTCTTCCGGGCGGCTTCAGTTGCCAGCTGTTTTCGGGGAGCTTTCCCTCCAGTAGACTTGCGAGCGGTCTGCTTGGTCCTGGCCATTTTCCTATTttttgattgaaaaagcagtctttattggcataaagaagcaaaaaacataCGAGTACATTGACAAACATAAGCACCGTGTCGCAGCACAGGCCAAAACACAGTACAGATGCAGACGgtatagtgcagtcgaagaactacggCGCAGGCCTGTAGCCTATACTATAGTTCTCAGACTGCACTATGCATTTAAACGATACAATaacacaacagttaataaggctatgggtgtggagggtaggagggtgagggagggtgagtcacatgcccgaagctttattgaaggagagacacatataaggggaggggcaataaatagaaagacatcaataaaacaacagacattgtgagtgagggggaaggggccacggtcccaaagtctcattattcagttcaaacaaggggagaggggcagaaaaagggggtttttagtcctcttcttcctcagggctgtccatgatggaatagtctctgagcaagctgtgaaccagcctgcaacagtcctgggtggacatcctctccctccgcagaatgaggcggttcctggctagccacgaagcgtccttcatacagttcataaggcgccaggcttcctggatcgccccaacggtgtgggtgccagggaaaAGTCCGTAGAGCACCGAATGGTACGTGAGGCAGTTCcttggcacagagtttttcagttcgTTCTCCAGGGCATCCAACAACAACTGGGCCCAGGCACAGTCCCAAATATACTCTACAGAGATATAATAAAACGAAGCAAGAATGAACGGGAGCTGCCGCTAACGTCTCTATTTATGCACAGTGTTGAGTTGTCATTGGCTAAGTTAAAGACGCCCAATCTCCTGATTGGTTTATGtcatttaaaccccccccccaaaaaaaaataaaaaaataaaaaacctccaAGACTTTCTGTTACTCCTTTGTTTTATGTAACCGGCAggcgcgggaatgaaatgagtcacGAGTTATCACCACGATTCAGCCATAACGATTACACTGTAATCACAGTAAACCTGGAAGTGATTGCTGATTTGCTGTCAGTCCAGCATGAAGAGACAACCAGTCAACATACATAGCACACGGCGCTGATACAGGACTCTAGTCTAAAGAGTCTTGGAAAAGAAACGTGATTATAAGCAGTGCTGAATAGCTACCATCGGCGGGAATAGTATTGTAAGGAAACAACAGATGTTCCTTACAAGCTGTTCTCAGTCTCACTAATGCCGGGAGCTCATAGTATGTGACTGCAGTAAAAACAGTATAAATCGACTTACGGTGGGCGGACCCGCAGCAGGCCGAGTTTTAAAAGAGCTCTCCGATCCCGGACACCTCGAGCAGGATTCGAGGGTCTTTATACCGGGACCTGCGCCCCAAAACAATATCAGGGGCCAGCGGAGATACTGGTGGGCAAGAGGGAATAGTCCTCCCGGCTCCCCACCGCCTGATTTCCCCGGAATCCGAGCGCCAGTTGTGGTGCACACTGCCCGCGgccgccatcttggaggtggccggGCTTCCCACGGCTCCCGTCCCGCTACAAACCCCCGCCTGAGGAGACTGCAGGGAGAGGATCAGACCGGCGCACAAGCCCTGCGCCGCTGCCGCTGACGGTGAAGTAGCCTGTGTGTGCCCGTCGGGAAAAAGAGCCTGACCTACGGCGGGGTGAGTGAGCTGGGCctgactctccccccctcccccctcctaccCCAGTTGCCTCCACGAGGCAAAGGGGTATAGTCCTCCCGGCTCCCCACCGCCTGATCTTCCCGGAATCCGAGCGCCAGTTGTGGTGCGCACTGCCAACGgccgccatcttggaggtggccggGCATCCCACGGCTCCCGTCCCGCTACGAACCCCCGCCTGAGGAGACTGCAGGGAGAGGGTCTGATCGGCGCACAAGCCCTGTGCCGCTGACGGTGAAGCCGCCTGTGTGTGCCCGTCGGGAAAGAGAGCCCGACCTACGGCGGGGATAGTGTGCTGGGCCggactctccccctcccccctcctaccCCAGTTACCTCCACGGGGCGCAAAACATACAAGTGAACGGAGGGGAAATCAAGCCACTCTGGACAGTGACACTTCATCGATGTGACACAGCCACTTACTCAGCCATCCCCAAATAATACACGCAGGCCCACGTGAAGCGTGGCCCGTGGCGCCTCTGAACACCAGTTAAGAGGAGGATGAGATAAACATCCACTAAACCAATCCTGCACATTTGGAACTCCCTACACATTTGGAATATCAGTAACACATTACACGATCCCAAGGGCTGCTGGACTCAGAGCATACACAGGCTGAACAGTGTCGATCCACTGCGCTGAACGCAGCAAGCACACGCTCGCATttactccctgcagggcaggatatCTCACTATACTAACTGTCTCACTGAAAAGTGTTTATACCGCGCTTCTATGGATAAATACGTGGCCAAGACACAGAGAGGAGGCCGCGGCTCGGCGCCGGCAAAAACTAAAGACACCAGGGCATCAGCCTCCGCCTCAATTAACTCGCCACCCCCGTCGCCCTCGGCTAATGTCCTAGATGGTGTACCAGATTCTGCTAGATACACCGTGGACGCAGTGGCCAGAGCACAGGAAATCTCAGACATATTATCGCCATTGCTAGACAAAAAACTGGCTGGGCTGAAAGACGCCATTGAATCCACCATGACGCAGTTAAAGGAACACAGCACACGACTTGATGAAGCTGAACAAAGGGTTTCAAACCTGGAAGATGACATGACCACCGCCCGAGCGGAAATTGATTCCCAAGCGTCCACCATCTCCGCGATACAAGAGAAGctagaagatttagaaaatcgcaaTCGTCGAAACAATCTTCGTATGATCGGCTTACCAGAATCCGTTAGACCGAAAGAGTAGATGGCCCTGGTCTCTTCCTGGTTGCCGATGGaattgggctgcctgacagaagggGAATCGTTGGCAATTGAAAGAGCACACCGTATAGGCCCGGACCTCCAGACGGACCGGCGGAGACCTAGGCCGGTCATATTCAAATTTCTCAACTACACAGACAAAGTCAAGGTGTTGGATGCATACCGTAAAGCTCAGGAACTTTTCTACCACGGAGACAAGCTGCTTCTATTCCAGGACTTCTCTTACGGTGTAGCCATGAAAAGGAGAGAATTCTCCCCTTACTGCAAGATCTTGTTCGAGGAGGGCATAAGATTTGCCTTGCTTTACCCGGCTAAACTTCGAGCTCAACACAACGGCAAGACGTACCTGTTTGATTCACCCCCAGAGGCAAAGACTTTTGCAGAATCAGTGCGGAGCCGCTCCTCACATGCCTCCAAGGAACGAGACTGACCATAAACTCCACTACGGAGCTAACATCTGTATTGTCTCCCTTATGGAGGTCGTGATTGGTAATGTATGGTCGATCATTAATGTTCAATTGGTTTGGTTTATTACAGGAATATTTGCCCTTAAATTGGCAAAACGTGGGGCCTTCTCATCTTCTCATTCCCCTTCCTTCCTTTTCCTTTCCTTACCCTTTTCTTTCCCGCCCCTCCCACTACCCAACCACCCATCCCCTATTCTGATCGGAGTTACACTACTAGTATATAGTAAGTCAGCCAGACTACTGTTATGGGTTCAAAAAAAGATGGAAAATGGACATACTGTAATACAATGTTTGCACTTATTGTTAGGAATGATGTTAGGACAAGGATTTATTACTTTTGCTATAGGTCGAGTCACCATGCGCGCTGGGACATGGGGGACTCCACAATTCATTTCAAAAACACTGAACGCGTCCGTCAGGACGGGCATCGGATAGATATTTAGTTAACATGACAACCTCACTAGAGCTTAAGAAGAGTCTAAAATTCCTTACATGGAACGTAGAAGGTCTTAACACCCCGATTAAGCGAAGGAAAATACTGCAGCACCTTAAACACCTGCGACCGGATGTGGCGATGCTACAGGAAACTCATTGGAAAACAGGGGACCACAACGTACTTAGAGACAGTTAGATACAGAGATTTAGCTCGGCATCATATACCTCCAAGAAGCGAGGGGTAGTGATTATATTCCATAAATCTCTGAGTTATAACATTCTAGACACCTTAGAAGATGTAGACGGCAGATTCCTATTCCTAAAGGTACAATTAGAGGGGGAGCTATACACATTAGTATCCATATATGCACCGAACTCAGATCACAATATATTCTTTACCAACGTTTATGTCCGATTGCAGGAATGGGCGGAGGGCCATCTGATCATTGGCGGGGATTTTAACTCCACACTGCAACCAGCCCTGGATAGGTCAGGCGCTTCGGGTGGACGCAATTATTCCATTCCAGCATCACTGCAACTTTGGCTGACCTCACTCCAGTTAATAGATCCATGGCGACAACAACACCCAGTTGACCGTGCATACACCTTTTATTCTCACCCACATGACACGTCCACTAGAATACATTATTGGTTACTAACAACGGGACTGCTTCCTAGGTTACGGGATTCAAAAATAGAAAATATCGCCATATCGGACCACGCACCCACATGGTTCACACTAGACCTACAATCTCCTAAACAAACCTCCTTCAATTGGAGATTTCCCTCACACCTCTATACATCTCCTGATTTCAAATCATACTTAGAAACTCACTTTCTTAATTATGCCAAAGACAACGCACAACATGTGGATGACATTGGTCTTTTCTGGTCTGCCTCCAAGCCGGTAGTGCGGGGTTTCATCATTGCGTACGTTGCGGGTAAGCGCAAACGCCTCAATCAAAGGTTTCATGACTTAGGCCTAACACTGACAAACTCCTACGCGACGCTGCTGACTTCCCCGACGGAAGATAATCGCAGAATTTATATCGAGACTAAACTTCTTTATGACACTCTATGCACAGAGAGAGTTCAATATGCTTTAGATTTCCAAAAACATAAATACTTTAAGTGGGGTAACAAAGCCGGCAAGCTACTGGCAAATGTAGTTCGTGGTCAACAACCCACTTCACGCATTCTCGCTATCCAGTCAAATACCCAATTATCCTCCGACCCGACGGTAATCGCTGACTCCTTTTTATCTTACTACAAGGAACTATACACGGCACCACCAGACGACCCTATTAACGGCATGAACTTCTTACGATCGGCAGAGGCTCCCACACTAACGGCGGAAAATAGAAACTCCCTTATGTCTCCCGTCTCTGATATAGAACTGATAACAGTAATTAAACAATTAGCTAATGGAAAATCCCCAGGTCCAGATGGTCTGAGTGCAGAATACTACAAACTGCTGCTGCCCCATGTCACTCCCCACTTATTAGCCCTATTTAATTTTATCCTGGCAGGCGGAGCCGCCCCGCGCGCTTTCAACCATGCACGCATGATAGTTCTGCCAAAACCAGGAAAAGACCCTACTCTAGTCCACTCATATCGTCCGATCTCACTCCTAAATCAGGATTTCAAGATTTTAACGACACTCATAGCACATAGGCTACAAGAGGTGTTGCCCACACTACTACATCCAGCACAGACTGGCTTTGTGAAAGGGAGGACATCAGTACATAATATCAGACAGTTGATAGCTGCTTTGACAGTATCGGCTGGGCTGCCAGATGGAAAATCCTTGATAGTGAGCTGCGACGCAGATAAGGCGTTTGATCGGGTGTCATGGCCCCATCTGCTGAGGGTGCTCCACTGGCAGAGATTTGGAGCTGACTTTGTAAAATTCTTCCGAACTATATACGACACACCCTCTGCGTTCATCACAGTGAACGGACTGAACACAGACACATTTACATAACATAGAGGAACGAGACAATGATGCCCCTTGTCACCACTCCTTTTCGACCTGGCATTAGACCCACTTATTAGACATTGTTA
Encoded proteins:
- the LOC134934853 gene encoding histone H2A type 1-like — its product is MSGRGKQGGKTRAKAKTRSSRAGLQFPVGSVHRLLRKGNYAERVGAGAPVYLAAVLEYLTAEILELAGNAARDNKKTRIIPRHLQLAVRNDEELNKLLGGVTIAQGGVLPNIQAVLLPKKTESHKPAKSK
- the LOC134936434 gene encoding histone H3-like; translated protein: MARTKQTARKSTGGKAPRKQLATEAARKSAPATGGVKKPHRYRPGTVALREIRRYPKSTELLIRKLHFQRLVREIAQDFKTDLRFQSTDVMALQEASEANLVGLFEDTNLCAIHAKRVTIMPKDIQLARRIRGERA